One Lucilia cuprina isolate Lc7/37 chromosome 4, ASM2204524v1, whole genome shotgun sequence DNA segment encodes these proteins:
- the LOC111683234 gene encoding dihydrolipoyllysine-residue succinyltransferase component of 2-oxoglutarate dehydrogenase complex, mitochondrial, which yields MSGIISITSRRLPRNVLSLGMQAARSQEVKSANVVRQYARLATVQAQLFAESQSAVTVSRPLGVMASKSFHTSVSLWNLETIKVPPFADSVSEGDVKFTCKVGDYVKVDQTVMEIETDKTTVGVPAPFGGIIKEILVSDGDTVKAGQALFKLEKADAGAAPAAAPKADTPPPPPAAKPAAAAPPPPPAAKPAAAAAPPPPKPAAPRPPPPPPAAPSASIPSASIPRAPGIVPPQVKVPPSDYSRQITGTRTEQRVKMNRMRQKIAARLKEAQNVNAMLTTFNEIDMSGAMAFRKEHLEAFQKKFGIKIGFMSIFTKAAAYALQDQPVVNAVIDGAEIVYRDYVDISVAVATPKGLVVPVIRNVESMNYADIEIAMAALGDKARKGAIAVEDMDGGTFTISNGGVFGSLMGTPIINPPQSAILGMHGIFERPVAVKGQVVIRPMMYVALTYDHRLIDGREAVMFLRKIKAAVEDPRIILAGL from the exons atgtcCGGAATAATATCGATAACATCGCGACGTTTACCGCGTAATGTACTCAGTCTGGGTATGCAAGCGGCCCGTAGCCAAGAA GTTAAAAGTGCCAATGTTGTTCGTCAATATGCCAGATTAGCTACAGTCCAGGCTCAACTTTTTGCTGAATCCCAGTCTGCAGTAACTGTCAGCAG acCTTTGGGCGTTATGGCCAGCAAAAGTTTCCATACCTCTGTTAGTTTGTGGAATTTGGAAACCATTAAAGTTCCCCCTTTTGCTGATTCCGTATCGGAAGGTGATGTcaa ATTCACTTGCAAGGTTGGCGACTATGTCAAGGTCGATCAAACTGTTATGGAAATCGAAACTGATAAGACCACTGTTGGTGTACCAGCACCCTTTGGCGGTATTATTAAGGAAATTTTGGTCAGCGATGGTGATACCGTGAAAGCTGGTCAAGCTTTATTCAAATTGGAGAAAGCTGATGCCGGTGCTGCCCCAGCTGCCGCTCCCAAAGCCGATACACCACCTCCACCACCAGCAGCTAAACCAGCCGCTGCTGCTCCTCCACCACCACCAGCTGCTAAGCCTGCTGCTGCCGCTGCACCACCACCACCAAAACCAGCAGCTCCACGTCccccaccaccaccaccagcaGCTCCATCTGCCTCTATTCCATCAGCATCTATTCCACGTGCTCCTGGTATAGTTCCACCACAGGTTAAGGTACCACCAAGCGATTATTCACGTCAAATCACTGGTACTCGTACTGAACAACGTGTCAAAATGAACCGTATGCGTCAAAAGATTGCCGCCCGTTTGAAGGAAGCCCAAAATGTTAACGCCATGTTGACAACATTCAATGAAATTGATATGAG TGGTGCTATGGCCTTCCGTAAGGAACACTTGGAAGCCTTCCAAAAGAAATTTGGCATTAAGATTGGCTTCATGTCCATCTTCACTAAAGCTGCTGCCTATGCCTTGCAAGATCAACCTGTTGTAAATGCGGTTATTGATGGTGCT GAAATCGTATATCGTGATTATGTTGATATTTCTGTAGCCGTTGCTACCCCCAAGGGTTTGGTGGTGCCTGTTATCAGAAATGTTGAAAGCATGAATTATGCTGATATTGAAATTGCTATGGCTGCTTTGGGTGACAAGGCTCGCAAGGGTGCTATTGCTGTTGAAGATATGGACGGTGGTACCTTCACCATTAGTAATGGTGGTGTATTCGGTTCCCTTATGGGTACACCTATTATCAATCCACCACAAAGTGCTATCTTGGGTATGCATGGTATCTTTGAGAGACCCGTTGCTGTTAAGGGACAG GTTGTCATTCGCCCCATGATGTATGTTGCTCTAACTTACGATCACCGATTGATTGATGGTCGTGAGGCTGTTATGTTCTTGCGTAAAATTAAGGCTGCCGTTGAAGATCCCAGAATTATTTTAGCTGGCTTGTAA
- the LOC111683241 gene encoding C-1-tetrahydrofolate synthase, cytoplasmic — protein MSVQYQRFLKVLEKWPAEKSKVGRDLGEQIRKHIKSLTNPANLTQEATDKITKQIDSLERLANNTYGRKYTRIYSSTATGLTAQQCNQVLSSEFLQYLNEDKKKNCSQQTTRTAAKPPHIPVLCQEAISYLKPLAQQTFIDMTFGAGGHTSQLLEQHQDIKVFALDRDPVAYELAKSMSSKYQGRLIPLLGKFSDLPRLLKDHQVGRHSIDGILFDFRCSSMQFDEADRGFSISKNGPLDMRMDRGFNNNTEQITAADVLARAEEVDLVKILRVYGEEKAAKKIARAIVEARAAFYKIETTKQLADLVASCLSDTPFRMDKMQRPTHVATKTFQALRIFVNNELNEINYGMILANEYLKPEGRLVAITFHSLEDTIVKRHLNGNVIEGLANPVPLKYCGHDVTHDKELVESFVSSKWKQLHKHVIVPEDEEIMRNSRSRSAKLRAINFLNNDPNVHGIIVQMPLDCENKIDSHKVTDAVCPEKDVDGLHTMNEGRVSIGDLSGFMPCTPWGCIELIKRSGIQIAGANAVVLGRSKIVGTPAAELLKWHHATVTVCHSKTKNIEDICRTADILVVGIGVPEMVKGSWIKPGAVVIDCGINVKPDPTKKSGTCLVGDVDFKEAKLVASSITPVPGGVGPMTVAMLMQNTVRSAFTAAEKLLKKTWDLSPLTLRPARPVPSDIVVARSQTPKNISLLAKEIGLIGNEVSLYGNKKAKIALSVLKRLESRGEGSYVVVAGITPTPLGEGKSTTLIGLVQALCAHKKRNAIACMRQPSQGPTFGIKGGAAGGGYAQVIPMEEFNLHLTGDIHAVTAANNLVAAQLDTRIFHENTQKDQALYDRLVPRIKGERKFSKIQLRRLQRLGINKTDPDSLTDEEKGKFARLDIDPDTIMWERVVDINDRYLRQVTIGQSATEKGFTRTTSYSISVASEIMAVLALAKNMEDMKDRLSKMVVAFDRKGDPVTADDLGCTGALTVLLKDALEPNLMQTLEGTPVMVHAGPFANIAHGCSSNVADEIALKLVGEEGFVCTEAGFGSDIGMEKFCNIKCRSMGRSPNAVVLVATVRALKMHGGGAPVTAGAPLNKQYTEENVELLEKGLPNLLQHISNGRSFGLPVVVAINRHSSDTDAEHELVKSAALKAGAFAAVVCTHWSDGGAGATELAEAVINACKNSHNFQYLYDNELSLLDKMNTIAQKMYGAAKVELTPKAQSAMEKLTNAGFGNLPICMSKVSGSLTGDAAIKGAPKGFTLTVSSMHVSAGAGFVVAMCGEITKMPGLPTRPCIYDIDLNTETGEIEGLF, from the exons ATGTCGGTACAATACCAAAGATTTTTAAAAGTACTCGAAAAGTGGCCAGCAGAAAAATCAAAAGTCGGCag GGATCTTGGTGAGCAAATACgtaaacatataaaaagtttaacaaatccAGCAAATTTAACACAAGAAGCCACCGATAAAATCACCAAACAAATAGATTCACTTGAAAGATTGGCCAACAATACCTACGGACGTAAATATACACGTATTTACAGTTCCACAGCTACTGGACTAACTGCTCAACAGTGTAATCAAGTGTTATCTTCggaatttttacaatatttaaacgAGGACAAAAAGAAGAATT GTTCTCAACAGACCACTAGAACAGCCGCAAAACCTCCACATATACCGGTATTGTGTCAAGAAGCCATTAGCTATTTAAAACCTTTAGCACAGCAAACATTTATTGATATGACATTTGGTGCTGGCGGCCATACTAGTCAACTTTTGGAACAACATCAAGATATTAAAGTGTTTGCCTTAGATCGTGATCCGGTAGCTTATGAATTGGCTAAAAGTATGAGTTCTAAATATCAAGGTAGATTAATACCTTTACTGGGAAAATTCTCTGACCTACCACGTCTACTTAAAGATCATCAAGTGGGACGTCATAGTATAGATGGTATTCTCTTCGATTTTAGATGTTCCTCTATGCAATTTGATGAAGCTGATAGAGGTTTTTCTATATCGAAAAATGGTCCCTTAGATATGCGCATGGATCGTGGTTTTAACAATAATACCGAACAAATAACAGCAGCTGATGTTTTAGCTCGTGCAGAGGAAGTAGATTTGGTGAAAATTCTAAGAGTTTATGGTGAAGAAAAAGCAGCTAAAAAAATTGCCCGAGCTATTGTGGAGGCACGCGCTgctttctataaaatagaaacTACCAAACAGTTGGCAGATCTGGTGGCTTCTTGTTTAAGTGATACACCCTTTAGAATGGATAAAATGCAACGTCCCACCCATGTGGCCACAAAAACTTTTCAAGCTTTACGTATTTTCGTTAATAACGAATTAAACGAAATCAATTATGGCATGATCTTGGCAAATGAATATCTAAAACCGGAAGGACGTTTAGTAGCCATTACTTTTCACTCTCTAGAAGATACCATAGTTAAACGTCATCTTAATGGCAATGTCATAGAAGGTTTAGCCAATCCGGTACCTTTGAAATATTGTGGTCATGATGTAACACACGATAAAGAGTTGGTGGAATCATTTGTATCTAGTAAATGGAAACAATTGCATAAACATGTAATTGTACCAGAGGATGAGGAAATAATGCGTAACAGTCGTAGTCGTTCGGCTAAATTGAGAGCT ATCAACTTCCTTAACAATGATCCCAATGTTCACGGTATCATTGTACAAATGCCTTTGGATTGTGAGAATAAAATTGATTCTCACAAAGTTACCGATGCCGTTTGTCCCGAAAAAGATGTCGATGGTTTGCATACAATGAACGAGGGACGCGTTTCCATTGGTGATTTAAGCGGTTTTATGCCCTGTACTCCTTGGGGTTGTATTGAATTGATCAAACGTTCGGGTATTCAAATTGCTGGCGCTAATGCTGTTGTTTTGGGACGTAGTAAAATTGTGGGTACACCAGCTGCTGAGCTTTTGAAATGGCATCATGCTACCGTCACTGTTTGTCATTCAAAGACCAAGAATATCGAGGATATT TGTCGTACTGCTGATATCTTAGTTGTCGGTATTGGTGTACCAGAAATGGTTAAGGGTTCTTGGATTAAACCTGGTGCTGTCGTGATTGATTGTGGTATCAATGTTAAGCCAG ATCCTACTAAAAAAAGCGGCACTTGTTTGGTTGGTGATGTTGATTTTAAAGAAGCTAAATTGGTAGCTTCTTCTATAACTCCTGTACCTGGTGGTGTTGGTCCCATGACCGTAGCCATGTTAATGCAAAATACTGTACGTTCAGCTTTTACAGCAGCtgagaaattattgaaaaagacATGGGATTTGTCACCATTGACATTGAGACCCGCTAGACCAGTACCCAG tGATATTGTTGTAGCTCGTTCACAGACTCCCAAGAATATTTCATTATTGGCCAAGGAAATTGGTTTAATCGGCAATGAAGTGTCTTTGTATGGTAATAAAAAGGCTAAGATTGCTTTAAGTGTTTTGAAACGTTTGGAGTCAAGAGGTGAAGGTTCTTATGTTGTGGTAGCAGG TATCACCCCTACTCCCCTGGGTGAGGGTAAAAGTACCACACTTATTGGTTTAGTTCAAGCTCTCTGCGCCCATAAAAAACGTAATGCCATCGCCTGTATGCGTCAACCCTCACAAGGTCCCACTTTTGGTATTAAAGGTGGTGCTGCCGGTGGTGGTTATGCTCAAGTTATACCCATGGAAGAATTTAACCTACATCTAACTGGTGATATACATGCTGTCACTGCTGCCAATAACTTAGTGGCCGCTCAGTTAGATACACGTATTTTCCATGAAAATACACAAAAAGATCAGGCACTATACGATCGTTTAGTGCCCCGCATTAAGGGTGAAAGAAAATTCTCGAAAATTCAATTGAGACGTTTACAACGTTTGGGCATTAACAAGACAGATCCCGATAGTTTGACTGATGAGGAAAAGGGTAAATTTGCTCGTTTAGATATTGATCCTGATACCATTATGTGGGAACGTGTTGTTGATATAAACGATAGATATTTGAGACAAGTAACTATTGGTCAATCGGCTACTGAAAAAGGTTTCACACGTACCACTTCCTATTCCATCTCGGTGGCTAGTGAGATAATGGCTGTTTTAGCTTTGGCCAAGAACATGGAAGACATGAAGGATAGATTATCGAAAATGGTGGTGGCTTTTGATCGTAAGGGAGATCCTGTAACAGCTGATGATTTGGGTTGTACGGGTGCTTTGACTGTTCTGCTTAAGGATGCTTTGGAACCTAATCTAATGCAAACTTTAGAGGGTACCCCCGTTATGGTACATGCTGGCCCATTTGCCAATATTGCTCATGGCTGCTCTTCGAATGTGGCCGATGAAATTGCACTAAAGTTGGTGGGTGAGGAAGGTTTCGTGTGCACCGAAGCCGGTTTTGGTTCCGATATTGGTATGGAAAAATTCTGTAATATTAAATGCCGTTCTATGGGTCGTAGTCCAAATGCTGTTGTTTTGGTGGCCACTGTTCGAGCTTTGAAAATGCATGGTGGTGGTGCTCCTGTTACAGCTGGCGCTCCTCTAAACAAACAATATACTGAAGAGAATGTGGAATTGTTGGAGAAAGGTTTACCCAATTTATTGCAACACATTTCGAATGGTCGTTCTTTCGGTTTGCCCGTTGTGGTGGCCATTAATCGTCATAG ctcTGATACTGATGCAGAACACGAATTGGTTAAATCGGCTGCCCTTAAAGCTGGTGCCTTTGCCGCTGTTGTTTGTACTCACTGGAGTGATGGTGGTGCTGGAGCAACTGAATTGGCTGAAGCTGTTATTAATGCCTGCAAAAATTCCCATAACTTCCAATATCTATATGATAATGAATTGTCGTTGTTGGACAAAATGAATACCATTGCCCAAAAAATGTATGGTGCAGCTAAAGTAGAACTAACACCTAAAGCACAAAGTGCCATGGAAAAATTAACCAATgct ggtTTTGGCAATTTACCCATTTGCATGTCTAAGGTATCCGGATCCCTTACCGGCGATGCTGCCATTAAGGGCGCCCCCAAGGGTTTCACTTTGACCGTTAGCAGCATGCATGTTTCTGCAGGAGCTGGTTTTGTGGTAGCCATGTGTGGTGAAATAACTAAAATGCCTGGTTTGCCTACACGTCCGTGCATTTATGATATTGACTTGAATACTGAAACTGGTGAAATTGAAGGTCTTTTCTAA
- the LOC124418428 gene encoding probable methyltransferase-like protein 15 homolog → MWRKQLIKSYCTMGGSQQTTRTAAKPPHIPVLCQEAISYLKPLAQQTFIDMTFGAGGHTSQLLEQHQDIKVFALDRDPVAYELAKSMSSKYQGRLIPLLGKFSDLPRLLKDHQVGRHSIDGILFDFRCSSMQFDEADRGFSISKNGPLDMRMDRGFNNNTEQITAADVLARAEEVDLVKILRVYGEEKAAKKIARAIVEARAAFYKIETTKQLADLVASCLSDTPFRMDKMQRPTHVATKTFQALRIFVNNELNEINYGMILANEYLKPEGRLVAITFHSLEDTIVKRHLNGNVIEGLANPVPLKYCGHDVTHDKELVESFVSSKWKQLHKHVIVPEDEEIMRNSRSRSAKLRAAIKLK, encoded by the coding sequence ATGTGGcgtaaacaattaataaaatcttattgCACTATGGGAGGTTCTCAACAGACCACTAGAACAGCCGCAAAACCTCCACATATACCGGTATTGTGTCAAGAAGCCATTAGCTATTTAAAACCTTTAGCACAGCAAACATTTATTGATATGACATTTGGTGCTGGCGGCCATACTAGTCAACTTTTGGAACAACATCAAGATATTAAAGTGTTTGCCTTAGATCGTGATCCGGTAGCTTATGAATTGGCTAAAAGTATGAGTTCTAAATATCAAGGTAGATTAATACCTTTACTGGGAAAATTCTCTGACCTACCACGTCTACTTAAAGATCATCAAGTGGGACGTCATAGTATAGATGGTATTCTCTTCGATTTTAGATGTTCCTCTATGCAATTTGATGAAGCTGATAGAGGTTTTTCTATATCGAAAAATGGTCCCTTAGATATGCGCATGGATCGTGGTTTTAACAATAATACCGAACAAATAACAGCAGCTGATGTTTTAGCTCGTGCAGAGGAAGTAGATTTGGTGAAAATTCTAAGAGTTTATGGTGAAGAAAAAGCAGCTAAAAAAATTGCCCGAGCTATTGTGGAGGCACGCGCTgctttctataaaatagaaacTACCAAACAGTTGGCAGATCTGGTGGCTTCTTGTTTAAGTGATACACCCTTTAGAATGGATAAAATGCAACGTCCCACCCATGTGGCCACAAAAACTTTTCAAGCTTTACGTATTTTCGTTAATAACGAATTAAACGAAATCAATTATGGCATGATCTTGGCAAATGAATATCTAAAACCGGAAGGACGTTTAGTAGCCATTACTTTTCACTCTCTAGAAGATACCATAGTTAAACGTCATCTTAATGGCAATGTCATAGAAGGTTTAGCCAATCCGGTACCTTTGAAATATTGTGGTCATGATGTAACACACGATAAAGAGTTGGTGGAATCATTTGTATCTAGTAAATGGAAACAATTGCATAAACATGTAATTGTACCAGAGGATGAGGAAATAATGCGTAACAGTCGTAGTCGTTCGGCTAAATTGAGAGCTGCCATTAAATTGAAATAG